A stretch of the Schistocerca serialis cubense isolate TAMUIC-IGC-003099 chromosome 2, iqSchSeri2.2, whole genome shotgun sequence genome encodes the following:
- the LOC126456007 gene encoding postacrosomal sheath WW domain-binding protein-like: MACRGTAVVLVLSALMYNACGSQSDTYEYESKPKRGLEASLAYGYPGVAVPAAGSLVPARGYFFPGPHTAPQLPLQQPLAASHPGHYAAPPSAPGAPFALYAAPHVSYAAPPVPRYVRRAVHKPQYLVLRPRHRFMVANEE; the protein is encoded by the exons ATGGCCTGCAGAGGAACCGCCGTGGTACTG GTGCTGTCGGCGCTGATGTACAACGCCTGCGGCAGCCAGTCTGACACATACGAGTATGAAAGCAAGCCGAAGAGGGGCCTCGAAGCTTCTTTAGCGTATGGATATCCAG GAGTTGCAGTACCCGCGGCTGGTTCGTTGGTGCCTGCGCGGGGTTACTTCTTCCCAGGACCGCACACCGCCCCGCAGTTGCCACTGCAACAACCGCTGGCAGCTTCCCATCCCGGCCACTACGCAGCGCCGCCGTCGGCGCCTGGTGCTCCCTTCGCCCTCTACGCGGCGCCACACGTCTCGTACGCGGCTCCTCCAGTCCCTCGCTACGTTAGGAGAGCGGTGCACAAGCCGCAGTACTTGGTTCTGAGACCAAGACACAGATTTATGGTCGCCAACGAAGAATGA